One stretch of Epinephelus lanceolatus isolate andai-2023 chromosome 15, ASM4190304v1, whole genome shotgun sequence DNA includes these proteins:
- the LOC144466939 gene encoding interferon-inducible GTPase 5-like: MESGQWTEDIKKALENNDQALAVKRVQEYLDKENNTPINIAVTGESGSGKSTFVNAFRGINNEDEGAAPTGCVETTTEVTPYLHPNYPNVKLWDLPGIGTPNFSADNYLELVGFERFDFFIIISATRFRENDVKLAQEIQGMKKKFYFVRSKIDSDLRNEEISQRDFNAERTLQQIRDNCIQGLQRQGVESPQVFLVSSFHLHLYDFTLLGDTFEGELPAHKKHALLLAMPNISQDVIDKKKKAFQSKIKYYATLSAGVAAAPVPGLSAAVDVGVLVSVVTQYVNGFGLDKPSLQRLADSTHVPYDELIAIIVSPLAAVKITPGLVLKVLLGCAGTAALMAAEEGSRFIPILGILAAMSLSFTFTYRALSYFLDTLAEDAQRVFKKALGLDTSV; this comes from the exons ATGGAGAGTGGACAATGGACTGAAGACATTAAAAAAGCACTAGAAAATAATGATCAGGCCTTAGCTGTAAAAAGGGTCCAGGAGTATTTGGACAAGGAGAATAATACTCCAATAAATATTGCAGTCACAGGAGAGTCTGGCTCTGGTAAATCCACCTTCGTTAATGCCTTCAGAGGCATAAATAACGAGGATGAGGGAGCTGCTCCTACTGGTTGTGTAGAAACCACCACAGAGGTTACACCATACCTCCATCCCAACTATCCCAATGTTAAACTATGGGATCTTCCTGGTATTGGCACTCCCAACTTTTCAGCTGACAACTACCTGGAGCTTGTTGGATTTGAAAGGTTTgacttcttcatcatcatctcagcCACTCGCTTCAGAGAAAATGATGTGAAGCTCGCTCAGGAGATTCAGGGGATGAAGAAAAAGTTCTACTTTGTTCGCTCAAAGATTGACAGTGACTTAAGAAATGAGGAAATAAGTCAGAGAGACTTCAACGCAGAAAGGACTCTTCAACAAATAAGGGACAACTGCATTCAGG GTCTTCAAAGACAAGGCGTTGAGTCTCCTCAAGTCTTCCTGGTGTCCAGCTTTCATCTCCACCTGTATGACTTCACTCTCTTAGGGGACACCTTTGAGGGAGAACTTCCTGCACACAAGAAGCATGCTCTGCTGCTGGCCATGCCTAATATCAGCCAGGACGTCATCGACAAGAAGAAAAAGGCTTTCCAGTCCAAAATAAAATACTATGCTACGCTTAGTGCAGGTGTAGCAGCTGCACCAGTTCCTGGGCTTTCTGCTGCAGTTGATGTGGGTGTGTTGGTTTCTGTTGTTACACAGTATGTAAATGGGTTTGGGCTTGATAAACCATCACTGCAGAGACTCGCTGACAGTACACATGTGCCATATGATGAACTGATTGCCATCATAGTTTCACCGCTGGCTGCAGTTAAAATAACCCCTGGTCTTGTGTTGAAGGTGCTTCTTGGATGTGCAGGCACAGCTGCATTAATGGCAGCAGAGGAAGGGTCCAGATTTATTCCAATACTTGGAATCCTTGCAGCAATGAGTCTCTCTTTTACCTTCACCTACAGAGCTCTCAGTTATTTCCTCGACACACTTGCTGAGGATGCACAGAGGGTGTTTAAAAAGGCACTGGGTTTGGACACCTCAGTGTGA
- the LOC117266711 gene encoding interferon-inducible GTPase 5-like isoform X2 yields the protein MESGQWTEDIKKALENNDQALAVKRVQEYLDKENNTPINVAVTGESGSGKSTFVNAFRGINNEDEGAAPTGCVETTTEATPYPHPNYPNVTLWDLPAIGRFPVDKYLKLVGFKRFDFFIIISATRFRENDVKLAQEIQRMKKKFYFVHSKIDNDIYHEKRCQRSKFNAERTLKQIRDNCIQGLQRQGVESPQVFPVSSFHLHLYDFTLLGDTFEGELPAHKKHALLLAMPNISLEVIDKKKKAFHAQIKYYAMLSAGVAAAPVPGLSAAVDVGVLVSVVTQYVNGFGLDVLSLQRLADSTHVPHDELIATIVSPLAAVKITPGLVLKVLSQCAGTAALMAAEEGSRFTPILGIPAAMSLSFISTYRALNYFLDTLAEDAQRVFIKALGLDTSV from the exons ATGGAGAGTGGACAATGGACTGAAGACATTAAAAAAGCACTAGAAAATAATGATCAGGCCTTAGCTGTAAAAAGGGTCCAGGAGTATTTGGACAAGGAGAATAATACTCCAATAAATGTTGCAGTCACTGGAGAGTCTGGCTCTGGTAAATCCACCTTCGTTAATGCCTTCAGAGGCATAAATAACGAGGATGAGGGAGCTGCTCCTACTGGTTGTGTAGAAACCACCACAGAGGCTACACCATACCCCCATCCCAACTATCCCAATGTCACACTGTGGGATCTTCCTGCTATTGGAAGATTTCCAGTTGACAAGTACCTGAAGCTTGTTGGATTTAAAAGGTTTgacttcttcatcatcatctcagcAACTCGCTTCAGAGAAAATGATGTGAAGCTCGCTCAGGAGATTCAGAGGATGAAGAAAAAGTTCTACTTTGTTCACTCCAAGATTGACAATGACATATATCATGAGAAAAGATGCCAGAGGTCAAAGTTCAACGCAGAAAGGACTCTCAAACAAATCAGGGACAACTGCATTCAGG GTCTTCAAAGACAAGGCGTTGAGTCTCCTCAAGTCTTCCCGGTGTCCAGCTTTCATCTCCACCTGTATGACTTCACTCTCTTAGGGGACACCTTTGAGGGAGAACTTCCTGCACACAAGAAGCATGCTCTGCTGCTGGCCATGCCCAACATCAGCCTGGAGGTcattgacaaaaagaaaaaggcttTTCATGCCCAAATTAAATACTATGCTATGCTTAGTGCAGGTGTAGCAGCTGCACCAGTTCCTGGGCTTTCTGCTGCAGTTGATGTGGGTGTGTTGGTTTCTGTTGTTACACAGTATGTAAATGGGTTTGGGCTTGACGTCCTGTCTTTACAGAGACTTGCTGACAGTACACATGTGCCACATGATGAACTGATTGCCACCATAGTTTCACCACTGGCTGCAGTTAAAATAACCCCTGGTCTTGTGTTGAAGGTGCTTTCTCAGTGTGCAGGCACAGCTGCATTAATGGCAGCAGAGGAAGGGTCCAGATTTACTCCAATATTGGGAATCCCTGCAGCAATGAGTCTCTCTTTTATCTCCACCTACAGAGCTCTCAATTATTTCCTTGACACACTTGCTGAGGATGCACAGAGGGTGTTTATAAAGGCACTGGGTTTGGACACCTCAGTGTGA
- the LOC117266711 gene encoding interferon-inducible GTPase 5-like isoform X1: MIQEYLDRKKNIPLNIGSTGESGSAKSTFVNAKTKTLESNNQVLAEEVIQEYLDKENDISLNIAVTGESGSGKSTFINAFRGINNGDEGAAPTGPVETTSEVTPYPHPNYPNVTLWDLPAIGTPNFPADNYLKLVGFERFDFFIIISATRFRENDVKFAQEIQRMGRKFYFVRSRIDTDIHDEERCQRSKFNAERCLEQIKENCTQGLQRQGVESPQVFPVSSFHLHLYDFTLLGDTFEGELPAHKKHALLLAMPNISLEVIDKKKKAFHAQIKYYAMLSAGVAAAPVPGLSAAVDVGVLVSVVTQYVNGFGLDVLSLQRLADSTHVPHDELIATIVSPLAAVKITPGLVLKVLSQCAGTAALMAAEEGSRFTPILGIPAAMSLSFISTYRALNYFLDTLAEDAQRVFIKALGLDTSV, translated from the exons ATGATCCAGGAGTATTTGGACAGGAAGAAAAATATTCCACTAAATATTGGCTCCACAGGAGAGTCTGGCTCTGCTAAATCCACCTTCgttaatgcaaaaacaaaaacactagaAAGCAATAATCAAGTCTTAGCTGAAGAAGTTATACAGGAGTATCTGGACAAGGAGAATGATATTTCACTAAATATTGCCGTCACAGGAGAGTCTGGCTCTGGTAAATCCACCTTCATTAATGCCTTCAGAGGCATAAATAACGGAGATGAGGGAGCTGCTCCTACTGGTCCTGTAGAAACCACCTCAGAGGTTACACCATACCCCCATCCCAACTATCCCAATGTCACACTGTGGGATCTTCCTGCTATTGGCACTCCCAACTTTCCAGCTGACAACTACCTGAAGCTTGTTGGATTTGAAAGGTTTgacttcttcatcatcatctcagcCACTCGCTTCAGAGAAAATGATGTGAAGTTCGCTCAGGAGATTCAGAGGATGGGGAGAAAGTTCTACTTTGTTCGTTCAAGGATTGACACTGACATACACGATGAGGAAAGATGTCAGAGGTCAAAGTTCAACGCAGAAAGGTGTCTTGAACAAATCAAGGAAAACTGCACACAAG GTCTTCAAAGACAAGGCGTTGAGTCTCCTCAAGTCTTCCCGGTGTCCAGCTTTCATCTCCACCTGTATGACTTCACTCTCTTAGGGGACACCTTTGAGGGAGAACTTCCTGCACACAAGAAGCATGCTCTGCTGCTGGCCATGCCCAACATCAGCCTGGAGGTcattgacaaaaagaaaaaggcttTTCATGCCCAAATTAAATACTATGCTATGCTTAGTGCAGGTGTAGCAGCTGCACCAGTTCCTGGGCTTTCTGCTGCAGTTGATGTGGGTGTGTTGGTTTCTGTTGTTACACAGTATGTAAATGGGTTTGGGCTTGACGTCCTGTCTTTACAGAGACTTGCTGACAGTACACATGTGCCACATGATGAACTGATTGCCACCATAGTTTCACCACTGGCTGCAGTTAAAATAACCCCTGGTCTTGTGTTGAAGGTGCTTTCTCAGTGTGCAGGCACAGCTGCATTAATGGCAGCAGAGGAAGGGTCCAGATTTACTCCAATATTGGGAATCCCTGCAGCAATGAGTCTCTCTTTTATCTCCACCTACAGAGCTCTCAATTATTTCCTTGACACACTTGCTGAGGATGCACAGAGGGTGTTTATAAAGGCACTGGGTTTGGACACCTCAGTGTGA
- the LOC117266711 gene encoding interferon-gamma-inducible GTPase 10-like isoform X3 yields the protein MESGQWTEDIKKALENNDQALAVKRVQEYLDKENNTPINVAVTGESGSGKSTFVNAFRGINNEDEGAAPTGCVETTTEATPYPHPNYPNVTLWDLPAIGRFPVDKYLKLVGFKRFDFFIIISATRFRENDVKLAQEIQRMKKKFYFVHSKIDNDIYHEKRCQRSKFNAERTLKQIRDNCIQVLQRQGVESPQVLLVSSFHLHLYDFPLLVNTFVSTFRLQFSRITMEDPSDLKSTEDIKIA from the exons ATGGAGAGTGGACAATGGACTGAAGACATTAAAAAAGCACTAGAAAATAATGATCAGGCCTTAGCTGTAAAAAGGGTCCAGGAGTATTTGGACAAGGAGAATAATACTCCAATAAATGTTGCAGTCACTGGAGAGTCTGGCTCTGGTAAATCCACCTTCGTTAATGCCTTCAGAGGCATAAATAACGAGGATGAGGGAGCTGCTCCTACTGGTTGTGTAGAAACCACCACAGAGGCTACACCATACCCCCATCCCAACTATCCCAATGTCACACTGTGGGATCTTCCTGCTATTGGAAGATTTCCAGTTGACAAGTACCTGAAGCTTGTTGGATTTAAAAGGTTTgacttcttcatcatcatctcagcAACTCGCTTCAGAGAAAATGATGTGAAGCTCGCTCAGGAGATTCAGAGGATGAAGAAAAAGTTCTACTTTGTTCACTCCAAGATTGACAATGACATATATCATGAGAAAAGATGCCAGAGGTCAAAGTTCAACGCAGAAAGGACTCTCAAACAAATCAGGGACAACTGCATTCAGG TTCTTCAAAGACAAGGCGTTGAGTCTCCTCAAGTCCTCCTGGTGTCCAGCTTTCATCTCCACCTGTATGACTTCCCTCTCTTAGTGAACACCTTTGTTTCAACATTCAGACTCCAG TTTTCAAGGATTACTATGGAGGATCCATCTGATCTCAAATCAACTGAAGacataaaaatagcatga